In one Geoglobus acetivorans genomic region, the following are encoded:
- a CDS encoding 4Fe-4S dicluster domain-containing protein, whose amino-acid sequence MRTLNLDMKNPGLKEEIEKDGGYITGCIQCGACMSICPVAISGFEFPNKRLFKLIILELEKEVLEHRSPWICISCQRCVHVCPRNVNPHSIYFALRRYQSKQFKHPRIFEDIVRSIYQYGYVIEPENSKRRELNLPEIKLDEEELDEIRMLMEDSRLRILGII is encoded by the coding sequence ATGAGAACTCTGAACCTCGATATGAAAAACCCGGGTCTCAAGGAGGAAATAGAAAAAGACGGTGGATATATTACGGGCTGCATACAGTGCGGTGCCTGCATGAGCATCTGTCCGGTCGCAATTTCGGGATTTGAGTTTCCGAATAAGAGGCTGTTCAAGCTGATAATACTCGAGCTGGAAAAGGAAGTTCTCGAACACAGGTCTCCCTGGATATGCATTTCCTGTCAGAGATGCGTCCATGTTTGCCCGAGGAATGTCAATCCCCATTCCATCTATTTCGCGCTCAGAAGATACCAGTCAAAGCAGTTCAAACACCCGAGGATTTTTGAGGATATTGTAAGGAGCATCTACCAGTACGGATATGTAATAGAGCCGGAAAACAGCAAAAGGAGAGAGCTGAACCTGCCAGAAATAAAACTCGACGAAGAGGAACTGGACGAAATAAGAATGCTGATGGAAGATAGCAGATTGAGGATTCTTGGAATAATATGA
- a CDS encoding heterodisulfide reductase-related iron-sulfur binding cluster encodes MTGYAFFPGCKVAFEMPELERKIRDTLEYLNVDVVDVGGLSCCPGYDSIMSFDSTASLAITARNFSIVEEQNLDILTPCSECFSVFKYAISRLEDEKTFLDVNSKLAKIGRIYRGKIRVLHITDVYYDEIVKKNPKTAKLGLKAGIHTGCHLLYTEKSSEYLEKIKRILNKIGVSTEKYSREDYYCGKGSISLLSPESSAEFTERLIESLDAETDVDAIVAACPHCYDQIKTAQDSLLGRGKISKRYDVYHISELVWMAMRPGERT; translated from the coding sequence ATGACGGGTTACGCTTTCTTTCCCGGATGCAAAGTGGCATTCGAAATGCCGGAGCTTGAAAGAAAGATCAGAGATACGCTGGAGTATCTCAACGTCGATGTGGTCGATGTTGGCGGCCTTTCCTGCTGCCCGGGATATGACTCGATAATGTCATTTGACTCCACAGCATCTCTCGCGATAACTGCCAGAAACTTCTCCATTGTGGAGGAGCAGAACCTCGACATCCTCACGCCATGCAGCGAGTGTTTTTCCGTCTTCAAATACGCCATTTCCAGACTTGAAGATGAGAAGACGTTTCTGGACGTGAACTCAAAGCTGGCGAAAATCGGGAGAATCTACCGGGGAAAAATCAGGGTGCTTCACATTACGGACGTTTATTACGATGAGATAGTCAAGAAAAACCCGAAGACCGCAAAGCTCGGGCTTAAGGCAGGAATACACACGGGATGCCATTTGCTATACACCGAAAAAAGTAGCGAATACCTTGAAAAAATAAAAAGGATTCTGAACAAGATCGGCGTTTCCACAGAAAAGTACAGCAGAGAGGATTATTACTGTGGTAAAGGCTCTATAAGCCTTTTAAGTCCTGAATCATCTGCAGAATTCACGGAAAGACTGATTGAAAGCCTTGATGCCGAGACTGACGTAGATGCCATTGTCGCTGCGTGTCCCCACTGTTACGATCAGATTAAGACCGCCCAGGATTCTCTTCTGGGCAGAGGAAAGATTTCGAAGAGGTATGATGTTTACCACATATCCGAACTGGTGTGGATGGCCATGAGGCCGGGTGAAAGAACATGA
- a CDS encoding hydrogenase iron-sulfur subunit, whose amino-acid sequence MTEIIGFACKWCAYRAIDLAGRLKLKYPESIKIIKVPCSGRVDAETVMKAFGLGFDGVFIAGCPENECHYLNGNSIARKRVKLLKKLLHSLNIEPARLEFVEISSTDAVKFADFAAEFSRRIEGLTRR is encoded by the coding sequence ATGACTGAAATAATCGGGTTTGCATGCAAATGGTGCGCTTACCGGGCAATAGACCTTGCCGGAAGACTCAAGCTGAAGTATCCCGAGTCCATAAAAATAATCAAGGTTCCCTGCTCGGGGAGAGTTGATGCGGAGACTGTAATGAAAGCATTTGGGCTGGGATTCGACGGTGTTTTCATCGCGGGATGCCCAGAAAATGAATGCCACTATCTGAACGGAAACTCAATAGCAAGGAAGAGGGTTAAACTGCTCAAAAAATTGCTGCACAGTCTCAACATAGAGCCTGCGAGACTGGAATTTGTCGAAATCTCGTCAACTGATGCCGTCAAATTCGCTGATTTCGCGGCTGAGTTTAGCAGAAGAATTGAGGGGCTCACGAGGAGGTGA
- a CDS encoding NADH-quinone oxidoreductase subunit B family protein, with product MAFYLASGCMGCEMAAVDSLHRIFDEFQSLEIVWSIPMFTSSKYHELDSIPDGHIDVAIIEGGVGNGEVKDVVIKLRKKSKKIIALGTCAVFGGVPALAAFHTVDEIAGEVFSKTRPEKQVVHDGKYILKLPEMEIQKPLDEVVEVDHYLPGCPPKPKAIADLFSNLKNLKEKWIISGKSVCSFCPRSPVNGGVTPASAFDGDRFVSETGENSCLLYGGVLCSGFITIGDCGADCLKIDVPCRGCYGPLPDVADAGGKMIDVLSIVLPDEAAEALLSEYREFGKIFYIYRRSLLKGGKP from the coding sequence GTGGCTTTTTACCTTGCATCAGGGTGCATGGGATGCGAGATGGCAGCGGTTGACTCACTTCACCGGATTTTTGACGAGTTTCAGAGCCTTGAGATAGTCTGGAGCATACCCATGTTTACCTCATCAAAATACCATGAGCTTGACAGCATACCCGACGGCCATATCGATGTGGCGATAATAGAGGGAGGTGTGGGGAACGGGGAAGTGAAGGACGTCGTGATCAAACTCAGAAAGAAGAGCAAAAAAATCATTGCGCTTGGAACCTGTGCGGTGTTTGGAGGAGTCCCTGCACTGGCAGCATTCCACACCGTGGATGAGATTGCGGGAGAGGTTTTCAGCAAAACCCGACCGGAAAAGCAGGTTGTACACGATGGAAAGTACATTCTGAAGCTTCCAGAGATGGAGATTCAGAAGCCGCTTGATGAGGTTGTTGAGGTGGATCACTATCTTCCGGGATGCCCGCCCAAGCCTAAAGCTATTGCAGACCTTTTCAGCAACCTGAAAAATCTGAAAGAAAAGTGGATAATCTCCGGAAAATCCGTGTGTTCTTTCTGTCCCAGATCTCCTGTGAACGGAGGTGTAACACCAGCTTCTGCATTCGATGGCGATAGATTTGTTTCTGAAACTGGGGAAAATTCATGCTTGCTCTACGGGGGAGTGCTGTGCTCCGGATTCATCACCATCGGTGACTGCGGGGCTGACTGTTTGAAAATAGACGTACCGTGCAGGGGTTGTTACGGTCCGCTTCCAGATGTTGCGGATGCAGGAGGAAAGATGATAGATGTCCTGTCCATCGTGCTGCCAGATGAGGCCGCTGAAGCACTCCTTTCCGAATACCGTGAATTCGGCAAGATTTTCTACATCTACAGACGATCGCTGCTGAAAGGTGGTAAACCATGA
- a CDS encoding Ni/Fe hydrogenase subunit alpha has translation MKTIRIDPVSRIEGHARITVFADRSSRIEKIFFQSTEFRGYEKILTGLPAEDVPRISSTICGICRAVHFIASLKAVDSIYGVSPPEPAEKLRQLVLYANIIEDHAASLLLLALPDLVNEGDVIASFKKVGTRKIKDLLNKRSSAVKIIEILAGRLLHPVAAVPGGWAKKPDEHELGMLNRYTMDLLTLGLELYELFSDLLEHSGSLERFPSKHMHFMTLRGEKTDFYSGDICVLNSSKEEVFRIEPSNYEDVVAEDEREYSYSKDAYVSYRGDRMDVITGVLGRFSAGFHEFDLSSELYSQIESEIDLNTIRPEMAYLLRALEIVHCAEAMRDIIENIDLSGGIVNRDYKIRREGIGAVEAPRGTLIHHYTTDARGFIRKVNIITPTQFNINSLNVILNQHFRGRRAGKGLAESIERMVRTFDPCIACSTHSINGKSDLDVRIVRL, from the coding sequence ATGAAAACGATCCGGATAGACCCGGTTTCCCGAATTGAGGGTCATGCCAGAATTACCGTTTTCGCCGATCGATCCAGCAGGATCGAGAAAATTTTCTTTCAGTCAACTGAATTCAGGGGCTATGAGAAAATCCTCACTGGACTTCCTGCAGAAGATGTCCCGAGGATATCATCAACAATATGCGGAATATGCAGAGCAGTGCATTTCATCGCATCGTTGAAGGCCGTGGACAGTATTTACGGGGTTTCTCCCCCGGAGCCTGCTGAAAAATTGAGACAATTGGTGCTGTATGCAAACATAATAGAGGATCACGCCGCATCACTGTTGCTACTCGCCCTTCCAGACCTCGTTAACGAGGGAGATGTGATCGCTTCATTCAAAAAAGTGGGAACGAGAAAAATCAAAGACCTTCTGAACAAGAGAAGCAGCGCCGTGAAAATAATTGAAATCCTCGCAGGAAGGCTTCTCCACCCGGTGGCCGCTGTACCGGGAGGGTGGGCAAAGAAACCTGATGAACACGAACTGGGTATGCTGAACAGATACACCATGGATCTCCTGACGCTCGGTTTAGAGCTATATGAATTATTCTCCGATTTGCTTGAACATAGCGGCAGTTTAGAGCGATTTCCGAGCAAACACATGCACTTCATGACCCTCCGCGGGGAAAAAACGGACTTTTACAGTGGCGATATTTGTGTTTTAAACAGCTCGAAAGAGGAAGTCTTCAGGATCGAGCCATCAAACTATGAGGATGTTGTGGCAGAGGACGAGAGGGAGTATTCCTATTCGAAAGACGCATATGTGAGTTACAGAGGAGACAGAATGGATGTGATAACGGGCGTTCTCGGCAGGTTTTCTGCAGGATTTCATGAATTTGACCTAAGCTCAGAACTGTATTCTCAGATTGAGAGCGAGATTGACCTGAACACCATACGCCCCGAAATGGCATACCTGCTGAGAGCACTTGAAATTGTTCACTGTGCAGAGGCAATGAGAGACATTATTGAGAACATCGATCTTTCTGGTGGGATTGTGAACAGGGACTACAAAATCAGGAGAGAGGGTATTGGTGCCGTTGAAGCCCCCAGAGGTACGCTGATACACCACTACACAACAGATGCCAGGGGCTTCATACGGAAGGTGAATATAATCACTCCAACCCAGTTCAACATCAATTCTCTCAACGTTATCCTGAACCAGCATTTCAGGGGAAGAAGGGCTGGAAAGGGGCTGGCAGAGAGCATAGAAAGGATGGTCAGAACATTTGACCCGTGCATAGCCTGTTCAACGCACTCGATAAATGGAAAGTCTGATCTCGATGTTCGGATTGTAAGGCTATGA
- a CDS encoding helix-turn-helix domain-containing protein translates to MRDELADKPGLLFKERVLEILLTIYSGENEGKEIYIQYIANKINSPHSYVWLVIKKLEDVGLVESVQSGRVRIIHLTDKGYEVCSHIKKIIELLDRG, encoded by the coding sequence ATGAGGGATGAGCTTGCAGACAAACCAGGACTTTTGTTCAAAGAAAGGGTCCTCGAAATTCTTCTGACAATTTACAGTGGTGAAAACGAGGGAAAGGAGATTTACATACAGTATATCGCCAACAAAATCAACAGTCCCCACAGCTACGTCTGGCTTGTTATAAAAAAACTTGAAGACGTCGGTCTTGTGGAATCCGTTCAGTCGGGCAGGGTCAGAATAATTCACCTGACCGACAAGGGATATGAGGTTTGCAGTCACATAAAAAAGATTATAGAGCTTCTTGACAGGGGCTGA
- a CDS encoding hydrogenase small subunit — protein sequence MMNVSGLSRRDFIKSAGLMGASAVLLANKAEIVQAFETAKNNGVKLVWIQGQSCTACTISLLQADNPDLYDAIEELKVNVAFHQTVMQPFGDEAIKILEEVEPDVLVLEGAIPIGMKEACLLGEKNGQPIYFEDWVKQLVSKTKVAVVGFGVCATYGGIPAAKDGLGSSYENGSVTGAVGLYDFFKKYGKPSVPVVFIPGCPGHPDWLMIVLASILLGIVPEVDEYYRPKAMFSRIIHDNCPRRGYYGKGQFAADLTETDAKYETCLYKVGCKAPFVYAACAETRWNSGLNVCMNAGAPCIGCMDPGFPDKMSPFYESRESTEIMFGIDPTTLGKVAVGAAVLGVAAHAVRRGRKHPEIKDDEIEKTKKK from the coding sequence GTGATGAATGTGAGTGGGCTGAGCAGAAGAGATTTTATCAAATCAGCGGGTTTAATGGGTGCAAGTGCTGTTCTTCTCGCGAACAAGGCAGAGATCGTGCAGGCTTTTGAGACGGCAAAGAACAACGGGGTCAAACTTGTATGGATACAGGGACAGAGCTGTACTGCATGTACGATTTCACTTCTCCAGGCCGATAACCCCGATCTGTACGATGCAATCGAGGAGCTTAAGGTGAACGTGGCATTCCACCAGACGGTTATGCAGCCGTTTGGCGATGAGGCAATAAAAATCCTGGAAGAGGTGGAGCCTGACGTTCTCGTTCTTGAAGGTGCCATACCCATCGGCATGAAGGAGGCCTGTCTGCTGGGTGAGAAGAACGGTCAGCCGATATACTTCGAGGACTGGGTAAAACAGCTCGTTTCGAAGACAAAGGTTGCAGTGGTTGGATTTGGTGTCTGCGCCACATACGGAGGAATCCCTGCTGCGAAGGACGGTCTCGGTTCATCTTACGAAAATGGAAGTGTAACTGGTGCGGTGGGGCTGTATGACTTCTTCAAGAAATATGGAAAGCCGTCTGTACCTGTTGTGTTCATTCCGGGATGTCCGGGTCATCCTGACTGGCTTATGATCGTTCTTGCAAGCATCCTTCTCGGAATCGTGCCTGAAGTTGACGAGTATTACAGGCCTAAAGCCATGTTCTCAAGGATCATCCATGACAACTGTCCGAGAAGAGGCTATTACGGAAAGGGCCAGTTCGCCGCAGACCTTACAGAAACGGATGCAAAGTATGAAACATGCCTTTACAAGGTCGGATGCAAGGCGCCATTTGTGTATGCTGCATGTGCCGAGACGAGATGGAACAGTGGGCTCAACGTTTGTATGAACGCTGGAGCTCCCTGCATCGGGTGCATGGACCCCGGTTTCCCTGACAAGATGTCCCCATTCTACGAATCGAGAGAAAGCACCGAAATCATGTTTGGAATCGACCCAACCACACTTGGTAAGGTTGCCGTGGGAGCTGCAGTGCTCGGTGTTGCCGCTCATGCTGTGAGAAGGGGGAGGAAGCATCCTGAAATCAAGGATGACGAAATTGAAAAGACTAAGAAGAAATAA
- a CDS encoding nickel-dependent hydrogenase large subunit, producing the protein MEITIDPVTRLEGHHGVKINVEDGVVTDAKALALMFRGFERILIGRDIRDAPIITQRICGVCHNDHRLASLFAIENASGMADEWNVGMPPAATAFRNLVTTLQYVYDHPVWVYVLVGPDFSDSPHKTGLTRLNPIVGKGVKEAVWAQKELHKAMAIIGGKVPHMMTPAPGGMTLEIDEKIITQLVGIVADVKKWAVGVGIGQPAATNAEYVLDEVLKQMEEIKAGKRDAFEPKEGMGNALFDMVAMIAVAHDMGLNEQGVWEDSKMLAYGFLPDPESGELYFPSGFFNGSELENMDYRKISEDVTYSWYKDETQTGYVGTDLPPEPYYGKSGAYTWGKAPRYDGWPAEVGPLPRLVALYLKKSKELGDPLGLRKTFCGSATASTALSRMIARIQEELIMIDYLESLLLQLKEYAGKKTAIEYPKDITGEGVGLREAPRGALGHWVVAEKGKIKRYQAVVPTTWNVSPKDSKGQHGPLESALIGTPVSDPSNPWEVVRTIHSFDLCLACTVHIFTKEGRKYNLTLDACSI; encoded by the coding sequence GTGGAAATCACAATTGATCCGGTTACGAGACTTGAGGGTCATCACGGTGTGAAGATCAATGTTGAGGATGGTGTTGTTACCGATGCAAAAGCTCTGGCTCTGATGTTCAGGGGTTTTGAGAGAATTCTCATTGGCAGAGACATAAGAGATGCTCCGATCATAACCCAGAGAATCTGCGGTGTGTGCCACAATGATCACAGGCTTGCCAGCCTCTTTGCAATTGAAAATGCATCAGGTATGGCAGATGAATGGAACGTCGGAATGCCTCCCGCCGCAACTGCATTCAGAAACCTCGTTACCACCCTCCAGTATGTTTATGACCATCCTGTCTGGGTCTATGTTCTCGTCGGGCCAGATTTCAGCGATTCGCCACACAAAACCGGATTGACGAGGCTCAACCCCATTGTTGGCAAGGGTGTCAAGGAGGCTGTCTGGGCCCAGAAAGAACTTCACAAAGCCATGGCAATCATTGGAGGTAAGGTTCCGCACATGATGACCCCCGCTCCCGGTGGAATGACCCTTGAGATTGACGAGAAGATCATCACCCAGCTCGTTGGAATTGTTGCGGATGTGAAGAAGTGGGCAGTTGGCGTGGGCATAGGACAGCCGGCAGCCACAAACGCAGAATACGTCCTCGATGAAGTGCTCAAGCAGATGGAAGAGATTAAAGCAGGAAAGAGAGATGCATTTGAACCAAAGGAAGGCATGGGTAATGCTCTCTTCGACATGGTGGCGATGATTGCAGTTGCTCATGACATGGGGCTCAACGAACAGGGAGTCTGGGAAGATTCAAAAATGCTGGCATACGGGTTCCTTCCTGACCCAGAAAGCGGCGAGCTGTACTTCCCCTCCGGATTCTTCAATGGCTCTGAACTCGAAAACATGGATTACAGAAAGATTTCGGAAGATGTCACATACTCCTGGTACAAGGACGAGACCCAGACGGGTTATGTTGGTACAGACCTCCCGCCTGAACCATATTACGGCAAATCGGGAGCATACACATGGGGCAAGGCTCCAAGATACGACGGATGGCCAGCCGAGGTTGGACCCCTTCCAAGGCTCGTGGCGTTGTACCTCAAGAAGAGCAAGGAACTCGGAGACCCACTCGGACTCAGAAAGACGTTCTGTGGAAGCGCAACTGCCTCAACTGCCCTCAGCAGGATGATTGCGAGAATTCAGGAAGAACTCATAATGATAGACTACTTAGAGAGCCTCCTTCTCCAGCTCAAGGAATACGCAGGAAAGAAGACGGCAATTGAGTATCCAAAGGACATAACCGGTGAGGGCGTCGGTCTCAGAGAAGCGCCAAGAGGCGCTCTTGGTCACTGGGTTGTTGCAGAAAAGGGCAAGATAAAGAGGTATCAGGCCGTTGTCCCAACAACCTGGAACGTCTCACCAAAGGACAGCAAGGGTCAGCACGGACCGCTCGAAAGTGCCCTTATAGGCACACCTGTCAGCGACCCATCCAATCCGTGGGAGGTCGTCAGGACAATCCACAGCTTTGACCTCTGTCTGGCATGCACAGTCCACATTTTCACAAAAGAGGGCAGGAAATACAACCTGACACTCGACGCCTGCTCCATTTAA
- a CDS encoding cytochrome b/b6 domain-containing protein, with product MAKIYRYDGLTRASHWVHTTAMILLIITGLQVFTGFGFMDSFTVPFHVALGWILVAALVMEVLGFLLSPREALLAIPTPKDIKRWILIALNFMGLTEKYPAYHIYSKSKREYITKWHPVLKFMIWGDMFFVIVIALSGFALYYPASHPLAIMARYIDLGTVRLIHFISFIYFLLVLIPHGYLALNPVNRGVLKSMIFGWDEGEDTVIVE from the coding sequence ATGGCGAAAATTTACAGATATGATGGACTGACAAGAGCATCACACTGGGTTCACACGACTGCCATGATTCTGCTCATAATCACGGGCCTGCAGGTGTTCACCGGCTTTGGATTCATGGACTCCTTCACGGTGCCATTCCACGTAGCACTGGGATGGATACTTGTTGCGGCTCTCGTCATGGAGGTTCTCGGATTCCTTCTGAGCCCCAGAGAGGCCCTACTGGCAATCCCCACACCCAAGGACATTAAGAGATGGATACTGATAGCTCTCAACTTCATGGGCCTCACAGAAAAGTATCCTGCATACCACATCTACAGCAAATCAAAGAGAGAGTACATCACCAAGTGGCATCCAGTGCTCAAATTCATGATCTGGGGCGACATGTTCTTTGTCATAGTTATTGCCCTCTCTGGATTCGCTCTGTACTATCCGGCATCCCATCCCCTTGCAATAATGGCGAGATACATTGATCTCGGAACGGTAAGGCTGATACACTTCATTTCGTTCATATACTTCCTGCTGGTCCTGATTCCGCACGGATACTTGGCACTCAATCCGGTGAACAGGGGTGTCCTGAAATCCATGATATTTGGCTGGGATGAGGGCGAGGACACCGTAATTGTTGAATAA
- a CDS encoding hydrogenase maturation protease — protein sequence MAVIIGAGNLILGDDGFGIHVIERLKKMKEFENVKIVDSMTNSAIMLEAMDGEDRAIIVDAIDVGQEEGIAVYRFNPKEEDFPSDIMLSMHDLHFRDVIAMARGVYNLPDEIVIVGVKPERVELSMDLSESCSRYIDEVIEFIRKELGISPMS from the coding sequence ATGGCAGTCATAATCGGTGCCGGAAATCTCATTCTCGGAGACGACGGTTTTGGAATCCATGTTATTGAAAGACTGAAGAAGATGAAAGAATTCGAGAATGTGAAAATTGTGGACTCGATGACCAATTCTGCAATAATGCTTGAGGCAATGGATGGTGAGGACAGGGCAATAATAGTCGATGCCATTGATGTTGGACAGGAAGAGGGCATTGCGGTGTACAGGTTCAATCCGAAGGAGGAGGATTTTCCGTCTGATATCATGCTGAGCATGCATGACCTGCACTTCAGGGACGTGATAGCGATGGCGAGAGGCGTTTACAATCTGCCTGACGAAATAGTCATTGTGGGGGTTAAACCGGAAAGGGTCGAGCTCAGTATGGATCTGAGCGAAAGCTGTTCGAGGTACATTGATGAGGTTATAGAATTCATACGAAAGGAACTTGGCATCAGTCCCATGAGCTGA
- the cobQ gene encoding cobyric acid synthase CobQ codes for MPSIMVGGTTSSAGKSVIVAALCRILSKMGYEVAPFKAQNMSLNSYITKEGHEIAYAQAFQAFACGKEPDVRMNPVLLKPKGNLKSQLIVMGKARKDVSALKYYREIPELMKTVERAYRELESENDFVIIEGAGGMAEINLYDRDMANIGIARIARPDVYIVSDIDRGGTFASLYGTYSLLPDDVRALVRGFIINKFRGYENLLYSGIDELEKLTGVRVVGIVPYFDGNLPSEDSLSIDEWQDGGEIGIIRLPRVSNFTDFEPVRDIVSFVSPKDEIDDYSAIVIPGTKETLHDLKELKRWGMDRKIVKFSRDRPVIGICGGFQILGREIIDRLENIRARGLGLIDSVTEFVAYDKITRQVEKRITERVAIIDGIVGETVRGYEIHMGRTISDRPVFEDDGGMNESGLVWGTYLHGLFFNENVRKEFYRYLNRKYVPYEDPIDKFVEMIHKKIDLDLILSGAMR; via the coding sequence ATGCCGTCAATAATGGTGGGCGGAACCACGAGCAGTGCCGGGAAATCCGTGATTGTGGCGGCACTGTGCAGAATTCTCTCAAAAATGGGTTATGAAGTTGCGCCTTTCAAGGCACAGAATATGAGTCTCAACTCATACATCACCAAAGAGGGGCACGAGATTGCCTATGCCCAGGCGTTTCAGGCCTTCGCATGTGGTAAGGAGCCTGATGTCAGGATGAACCCTGTTTTACTCAAACCGAAGGGCAATCTCAAGTCACAGCTTATCGTCATGGGAAAAGCCCGAAAGGACGTCAGCGCTCTGAAGTATTACAGGGAAATCCCCGAGCTCATGAAAACAGTCGAACGGGCTTACAGAGAGCTTGAGAGCGAGAACGATTTTGTCATAATTGAGGGTGCAGGTGGAATGGCGGAGATAAACCTCTATGACAGGGACATGGCCAATATAGGCATTGCGAGAATTGCTAGGCCAGACGTTTACATTGTAAGCGATATAGACAGAGGAGGGACCTTTGCATCACTGTACGGCACATATTCTCTTCTGCCGGATGATGTTAGGGCTCTTGTCAGAGGGTTCATAATCAACAAGTTCAGGGGTTATGAGAACCTGCTTTACTCCGGGATTGATGAGCTTGAAAAACTGACCGGAGTCAGGGTTGTGGGCATAGTTCCCTACTTCGATGGCAATCTGCCTTCTGAGGATTCCCTGAGCATAGATGAATGGCAGGACGGGGGAGAAATCGGAATAATCAGGCTTCCCAGAGTGTCGAACTTCACTGATTTTGAGCCAGTTAGAGACATCGTCAGCTTCGTTTCGCCCAAGGATGAGATAGATGACTACAGTGCCATTGTAATTCCCGGAACAAAGGAGACACTACATGACCTGAAAGAACTGAAGAGGTGGGGCATGGACAGGAAGATCGTGAAATTCTCACGTGATCGACCTGTCATAGGTATATGCGGCGGTTTCCAGATTCTCGGCAGGGAGATCATCGACAGGCTTGAAAACATCAGGGCAAGGGGTCTGGGTCTCATAGACTCTGTAACAGAATTCGTGGCCTATGACAAGATAACCAGACAGGTTGAAAAGAGAATTACAGAGAGGGTGGCGATCATAGACGGCATTGTTGGCGAGACGGTCAGAGGATACGAGATTCACATGGGGAGAACGATATCAGACAGACCTGTTTTTGAGGATGACGGCGGGATGAACGAGAGTGGCCTTGTCTGGGGAACATATCTGCATGGCCTGTTTTTCAATGAAAACGTTAGAAAAGAATTCTACAGGTACCTCAACAGAAAATATGTGCCGTACGAAGACCCCATCGATAAATTCGTTGAGATGATTCACAAAAAAATTGACCTCGACCTCATCCTTTCCGGGGCCATGAGGTGA
- a CDS encoding tRNA (cytidine(56)-2'-O)-methyltransferase, whose translation MEVYVLRLGHRPERDKRISTHVALTARAFGAKGIYFDTSDTKLFESVRDVVDRWGGEFFIGQAESWKSLIKNFEGVKVHLTMYGLPLPDKLCEIRNAERILVIVGAEKVPPEVYELSDYNIAIGSQPHSEVAALAVFLDRVLEGRVFDAEFEGARLRVIPSERGKRIIEND comes from the coding sequence GTGGAGGTATATGTTCTCAGACTCGGTCACAGGCCGGAGAGGGACAAGAGGATCTCTACCCACGTAGCCCTCACAGCGAGAGCCTTTGGAGCAAAGGGCATTTACTTTGACACCAGTGACACGAAGCTCTTTGAAAGTGTGAGAGATGTGGTTGACCGGTGGGGTGGAGAATTCTTCATCGGGCAGGCAGAGTCATGGAAAAGCCTGATTAAAAACTTTGAAGGAGTGAAAGTCCATCTGACCATGTACGGCCTACCTCTTCCAGATAAACTCTGTGAGATCAGAAATGCTGAAAGGATTCTGGTAATCGTTGGAGCGGAGAAAGTTCCTCCGGAAGTTTACGAGCTTTCAGACTATAACATAGCCATAGGCAGCCAGCCGCACAGTGAGGTTGCGGCTCTTGCGGTCTTTCTTGACCGTGTTCTCGAAGGACGTGTATTCGATGCAGAGTTTGAGGGTGCCAGGCTCAGAGTTATCCCATCTGAGAGAGGTAAAAGGATAATTGAGAACGATTGA